A window of Lysobacterales bacterium genomic DNA:
GCACAGCTGTTCGCCCCCGCGCGGGAGGCCATGGGTGAGGACTTCATCGCCCCCAGACTGCCGCAACTCGAAGCCGTGCTGCAGACCTATCTCGCCCTTGCGCCCGAGTCCCTACCTGAGGGCTGGCCCTCGCCCGCTGCGCTGCAGCGCGACGCAGCGGCCGCACTTGCCGCGGAATGGGCCTCGCAGGGCGACAGCTTCAGCGACCGCCGCTGGGGCGAAATCAACGCCAGCGCGATCTGCCACCCCTTGGCAGCAGCGCTGGGGCCCGCCCGCGCACTGCTTTGCATGCCCGCCGAGCCCCTGCCGGGCGACACCCATATGCCGCGGGTTCAAGGCCCGGCCTTCGGCGCCAGCCAGCGCATGGTGGTGTCACCCGGACGGGAAGCGGACGGCCTGTTCCAGATGCCCGCCGGTCAGAGCGGCCACCCGCTGTCTCCGTTCTGGAGCGCGGGCCACGGCGACTGGGCGGCGGGCCGCCCAGCGGAGTTTCTGCCTGGACCCGCGCAACATTCATTGACATTGCGACCGTAAGAGATCACGGTCTCGGATCGCGGATCGAGCGCCCAAGGTCGCCCACCAGCCCGATTCGCGCCCCGTCGGTCATTTTGTGACGCAATCTGTCGGACTTCTCCCGACAGGCCGGTCATAATCGCCGCCGGTCCGAGCCTGGATCCGCCGTTCGCCCGTTGGAGTCGCCATGTCGTTTCTGATCCGCCTGCTGTCTACCGTCCGCTTTATGACCTTGCGCCGTCAGCTGCGCGAGATGCGGAAGATCGTGGAGTCACTGTCACCCAGCACGCGGTCGGCGGTTGCCACTCTCACCATGGGCGAGATCCAGAACGCGGCGCGTGCGCCGGTCCCGCATCTCTATGGCGCCCAGGACATCCATCGCTACCAGCCCTGGAGCGATGCGGCCTCTCAAGCCTTCGTCAAAGCCCGCAGCAGCGTGGCGCAGCTCAAGCTGCGCGGCATCGCGCTCTGGCTGGCCGTGGTCTACCACGAAACCCGCGAAATGCCGCACGCAGGGTTGGCCGACATTCACCGCGAGATCCTGGGCCTGCTTGGGCACTTGAAGGGCACCTACGCCGGCGGCGCCGCCGCCCGCGTCAGCCTCGAACGCGCCTGACTCGCAGATCTGCAGACACCAGAACGGGGCCCTCGGGCCCCGTTCTGCGTTCTGGAACTCGCGGGCAGGTGCGCAGGCTCACGCGGACAGACAGGCGCGCGCAATCCCCGCATAAATCGCCGGCAAGGCACGCAAATCGTCCAGCCGCACCGCCTCGTCGATCTTGTGAATGCTGGCATTGAGCGGCCCCAGCTCGACCACCTCGGCGCCCAGCGGCGCGATGAAGCGTCCGTCCGAAGTGCCGCCGCCGGTGTTCTCGTCGGGCTGAACACGCAGTTCCTCGGCAAGCACGTGTCGGACCGCAGCGCGCAGGCGGCCTTCACCGGTATGGAAGGGCTCACCCGAGCGATGCCAGCGGAAGCCCGCGCGCACCTGGTGCGCGGCGAAGGCCGCTTCGATCTCGGCGATGAGCGCATCGGCCGTCCAGCGCGGCGAGTAGCGCAGGTTGAACTGCACCTCCGCCGTGCCGGGAATGACGTTGCTGGCCCCGGTGCCGGCCCTGAAGTTCGCGATCTGCAAGCTGGTCGGCGGGAAGTCCGGCCACGGCTGACCGTCCCAATCTCGCGCGCACAGTTCGGCAAGCACCGGCAGAGCGCGGTGGATCGGGTTCACCGCTTTCTCGGGATAGGCCACATGCCCCTGCACGCCCAGCACGGTGGCGGTGCAGGTGAGCGAACCGCGGCGGCCGATGCGCACGACGTCGCCCAAGCGCTGCGAGGACGAGGGCTCGCCGACCAGGCAGTAGTCGATGCGCTCGCCGCGCACAGCGAACAGCTCGGCCACCCGGCGCACGCCGTCGATGGCGTCGCCTTCCTCGTCGGACGTCAGCAGCAGCCCGAGCCGGCCTCGCCAGTCGCGGCGGGCCGCGAGGTTTTCGAGTGCAAGCACGAAAGCGGCCACGCTGCCCTTCATGTCCGCCGCACCGCGGCCGCGTAGCAGGCCATCGGCGGTCAGCGTCGGTTCGAAGGGCGGACTGGTCCACTGCTCAGGAGGGCCCGGCGGGACCACGTCGGTATGTCCGAGAAAGGCCAGCGTCGGGCCTTCCTCCCCCAGCGTGGCCCACAGGTTGTCGACCTCACCGAAGCGCAGGTGCTCGATGTGAAAGCCTGCGGCAGCAAGCCTCTCCGCGATCAGCGCTTGGCAGCCGGCGTCGGCCGGGGTGACCGAGGCGCGGCGCATCAGTTCGCAGCTGAGCTCGACGACATCCATGCGCAGGCTTCAGCCGCCGAAACGCTGAGCAAACTGCTTCTCGGTGAAACCCACCGAGACGCCGTCCTCGCCGGCCACGACCGGGCGCTTGACCAGCGCCGGAAACTCCCTGATCAGCGCCAGCCACTCGGCATCACCGGCCGGCTGCTTGCGCTCGGCGGGCAGGTCACGCCAGGTGTAGCTGGCGCGGTTCACCAGCTTCTCCCAGGTCAATGTCTTCGCCCACGCTTTGAGCAGCTTGGGATCGATCGGGTTGTCGCGGTAGTCCACGAAGGTATGCGCGACGCCGTGGGCGTCCAACCAGGCGCGGGCCTTGTCGCAGGTGCTGCACTTGTCGAGACCGTAGAGGGTGGGCATTTGGGAGCCGGGATTGGGGATTGGGGATTGGGGATTGAACCAG
This region includes:
- the dapE gene encoding succinyl-diaminopimelate desuccinylase, which encodes MDVVELSCELMRRASVTPADAGCQALIAERLAAAGFHIEHLRFGEVDNLWATLGEEGPTLAFLGHTDVVPPGPPEQWTSPPFEPTLTADGLLRGRGAADMKGSVAAFVLALENLAARRDWRGRLGLLLTSDEEGDAIDGVRRVAELFAVRGERIDYCLVGEPSSSQRLGDVVRIGRRGSLTCTATVLGVQGHVAYPEKAVNPIHRALPVLAELCARDWDGQPWPDFPPTSLQIANFRAGTGASNVIPGTAEVQFNLRYSPRWTADALIAEIEAAFAAHQVRAGFRWHRSGEPFHTGEGRLRAAVRHVLAEELRVQPDENTGGGTSDGRFIAPLGAEVVELGPLNASIHKIDEAVRLDDLRALPAIYAGIARACLSA
- a CDS encoding Spx/MgsR family RNA polymerase-binding regulatory protein, which produces MPTLYGLDKCSTCDKARAWLDAHGVAHTFVDYRDNPIDPKLLKAWAKTLTWEKLVNRASYTWRDLPAERKQPAGDAEWLALIREFPALVKRPVVAGEDGVSVGFTEKQFAQRFGG